Part of the Microbulbifer salipaludis genome is shown below.
GGCGCAATGCTGGCCAGCAACACCGGCTGCTGTGTGCGATTTTGGGTTTCGTTACCGCAGCCGGCAGCCAGAGCAGCGAGTGCAGCGACAATCAGGAAACGAACGGTTGGGAATGATGGTTTGAGCATGTAAAGAAAGCCTGGCCGGTACAAAATGGCGCGCAAAACTCCCGCCTCAATTTCGGGGGCGTGCTCATTGCAACACAATGACACACCGCAACGTCGGAAAAGGGGGTGCGATATAATCACACCCGGCTTACACTCGCCAGCCGTATCCGCCCATTACAACCCATCTGTCAGCCGATTTGGAGTATCTCCTGAGCTCTTCTGCCCCGCTCATCCGCGCCCACAACCTCGGTCTGGAAATCGCGGGCCGGCAGCTGCTGCACGATATTTCGCTAGCATTAGAGCCGGCGGAAATCGTCACCGTAATCGGCCCCAATGGTGCCGGCAAGACGACCCTGTTGCGCCTGCTGCTCGGGCTCAGCAAGCCCACCAGTGGCACCGTGGAGCGAATCCCGGGCCTCCGCCTGGGCTATATGCCCCAGCGCCTGCAAATTGATGCCACCATGCCGATGACCGTGGGACGATTCCTGCAGCTGGGTATTGAAGGCGTACCGGTGGAGAAAGCGCTGGCGCGAGTTGCGGCGCCTCACCTGGCATCCGCACGGCTCGCGGATTTATCCGGTGGCGAGATGCAGCGGGTACTATTGGCACGGGCGGCGGCGCGGCGGCCGCAACTGCTGGTGCTCGATGAGCCCACCCAGGGTGTCGATGTCGGGGGCCAGAGTGAGGTGTACCAGCTCATCGCGCAGCTGCGCGACGAGCTTCGCTGCGGCGTGCTGCTGGTGTCCCACGACCTGCACCTGGTGATGGCCGCGACCGACCGGGTGTTGTGTCTCAATCAGCACATCTGTTGTCATGGCCACCCGGAACAGGTCAGCAAGGACCCGGTGTACCTGGAAATGTTCGGCGACAAGCTCGCCCTGTATACCCATCACCACAACCACCATCACGATCTCAGTGGCGAGGTGGTGGACGAGCACTGCACACACGACCACGCCCATGCGGTCACCCCGCCCCCTTCCAGCTCGAACACCTCCGGCAGCGGTAACCACCAGTGAACGATTTGTCCCAGCTTTTACACAGCACCTTTCTCTGG
Proteins encoded:
- the znuC gene encoding zinc ABC transporter ATP-binding protein ZnuC, with the translated sequence MEYLLSSSAPLIRAHNLGLEIAGRQLLHDISLALEPAEIVTVIGPNGAGKTTLLRLLLGLSKPTSGTVERIPGLRLGYMPQRLQIDATMPMTVGRFLQLGIEGVPVEKALARVAAPHLASARLADLSGGEMQRVLLARAAARRPQLLVLDEPTQGVDVGGQSEVYQLIAQLRDELRCGVLLVSHDLHLVMAATDRVLCLNQHICCHGHPEQVSKDPVYLEMFGDKLALYTHHHNHHHDLSGEVVDEHCTHDHAHAVTPPPSSSNTSGSGNHQ